From one Plectropomus leopardus isolate mb chromosome 8, YSFRI_Pleo_2.0, whole genome shotgun sequence genomic stretch:
- the dalrd3 gene encoding DALR anticodon-binding domain-containing protein 3 → MENIEESSPLRITPTVRALSSALRGKREHVPESSRENGDRIFPEPEKLWFKESSAKNLRNRDFLSPTTMLNTLYADGQVPPAVMSRVLSLRGSGVLPVAGGEVMGEGLRVRVDRAAAFRAVLADGATEYLKPSRQRQGCVVLNCPALHPKPNTPTPDTLTLGQLRTVLLADHMGALLRRQGFAVSYCPTLPEDSDIVTFLRALGIDWPTAPANWTNEEREEKIQEALENSPYKERETERGRRTSGGGGRKVEEGENEGALRINLKRAFQEEGLLGYDPSLGTCTVHRDSVSHLAQLDLATADCTVAMATALHVTSCQDEFRQQQIAVLWRASGATHTQRHLVCGPVKTPGSHLTAAQYLQLRRGQMKEASEMKYGDQVEGQTWDDIIRVMTSATVRFELLSTVHTSPVTLDVQREGGVSTKGPRGGVFVMYNCARLHTLFDSYERGVEKGLYPEIPEGSQLDFSALKEEGEWLLLFNYLIPFSELLDQSGQALDCEGGGARVSIKTEQICKFLVSLSKDFSSYYNRVHVLGEPLPHLFNQMFCRLHLLRALRELYHSALDTLNLPPIRQL, encoded by the exons ATGGAGAACATCGAGGAGTCCTCGCCCCTCCGGATCACCCCGACCGTCCGGGCGCTGAGCTCCGCACTGCGGGGGAAGCGCGAACATGTCCCCGAGTCCAGCCGGGAGAACGGCGACAGGATCTTCCCGGAGCCGGAGAAGCTTTGGTTCAAGGAGAGCAGCGCTAAAAACCTGCGTAACAGGGACTTCTTATCGCCGACAACGATGCTTAACACGCTGTATGCGGATGGACAG GTCCCTCCAGCAGTGATGTCCAGAGTGCTGTCCCTCCGCGGCAGTGGGGTTCTCCCTGTGGCTGGTGGGGAGGTCATGGGTGAGGGGTTGAGGGTGAGGGTGGATCGAGCCGCAGCCTTCAGGGCTGTCCTGGCAGATGGAGCCACAGAGTACTTGAAGCCTTCAAGACAGAGGCAAGGCTGTGTGGTGCTAAACTGCCCTGCGCTGCACCCCAAACCCAACACACCCACTCCTGATACACTGACTCTGGGCCAGCTGAGGACTGTTCTGTTGGCTGACCACATGGGGGCGCTGTTGAGGAGACAAGG ATTTGCAGTGTCCTATTGCCCCACGCTCCCTGAAGACAGCGACATTGTCACCTTTCTCCGAGCTCTGGGCATAGACTGGCCGACAGCCCCAGCCAACTGGACCAATGAGGAGCGGGAGGAGAAGATCCAGGAGGCGCTGGAGAACTCCCCGTACAaagagagggaaacagagagaggcaggaggaccagtggaggaggagggaggaaggtggaggagggggagaacGAGGGAGCGCTCAGGATCAACCTGAAACGAGCGTTCCAGGAGGAAGGGCTGCTGGGATACGACCCCAGCCTTGGTACCTGCACAG TACACAGAGACAGTGTTTCCCATCTGGCACAACTGGACCTAGCCACTGCTGACTGCACa GTAGCCATGGCAACAGCTTTACATGTGACTTCCTGTCAAGATGAGTTCCGCCAACAGCAGATAGCAGTGCTGTGGAGAGCCAGtggagcaacacacacacag agaCATCTGGTATGTGGGCCTGTGAAGACTCCTGGTTCTCACCTCACTGCTGCACAATATCTGCA GCTAAGAAGAGGTCAGATGAAGGAGGCCTCAGAGATGAAGTATGGAGATCAAGTCGAAG GTCAGACGtgggatgacatcatcagggtcaTGACCTCTGCCACAGTCAGATTTGAGCTGCTGTCAACAGTCCACACCAGTCCT GTGACACTGGATGTCCAGAGGGAAGGGGGCGTGTCCACCAAAGGGCCAAGAGGAGGAGTGTTTGTCATGTATAACTGTGCCAGGCTGCACACTCTGTTCGACAGCTACGAGAGAGGAGTGGAGAAGG GTCTGTATCCAGAAATCCCTGAAGGTTCCCAGCTAGACTTCTCAGCTTTGAAAGAAGAG GGCGAGTGGCTCCTCCTGTTCAATTACCTCATTCCGTTCTCCGAGCTGCTGGACCAATCAGGACAAGCGTTAGACTGTGAAGGGGGAGGAGCCAGAGTCAGTATTAAGACTGAACAG ATCTGTAAATTCCTTGTGTCTCTCAGTAAAGATTTCAGCTCATACTACAACAGAGTCCATGTGCTGGGG GAGCCGCTGCCTCATCTCTTCAACCAGATGTTTTGTCGTCTGCATCTGTTGAGAGCATTGAGAGAACTCTACCACAGCGCTCTGGACACCCTGAACCTTCCCCCCATCAGGCAACTATAG